The following proteins come from a genomic window of Triticum aestivum cultivar Chinese Spring chromosome 6A, IWGSC CS RefSeq v2.1, whole genome shotgun sequence:
- the LOC123130950 gene encoding uncharacterized protein yields MYSCDGRDRSATAARIMESSAKYQPCNTAATRTAGGQVPADAQQQQPSPRRARRKHSASASRRSSTTVVATDVSNFRAMVQELTGFPPAAIFRPLPRRAHAAGRSLAAAAAHGCGGALQGHRSDAATVAGSVPAVVQPLAHPPQCAPPGVFDGLPDLGSPEFDTWPDLSFE; encoded by the coding sequence ATGTACTCCTGCGACGGCCGAGACCGCTCGGCCACGGCGGCGCGTATCATGGAGTCCAGCGCCAAGTACCAGCCATGCAACACGGCGGCGACGCGGACGGCCGGCGGCCAGGTCCCCGCGGacgcgcagcagcagcagccgtcGCCGCGGCGCGCCAGGAGGAAGCACTCGGCGTCGGCGTCGCGCCGGTCGTCAACCACCGTGGTGGCCACCGACGTGTCCAACTTCCGCGCCATGGTGCAGGAGCTCACCGGCTTCCCGCCGGCCGCCATCTTCAGGCCACTGCCGCGCCGGGCCCACGCCGCCGGCCgctccctggccgccgccgccgcgcatggGTGCGGCGGTGCGCTGCAGGGCCACCGTTCGGACGCGGCAACTGTCGCCGGCAGCGTCCCGGCAGTGGTGCAGCCGCTGGCGCACCCGCCGCAGTGCGCGCCGCCGGGCGTGTTTGACGGGCTGCCCGACCTCGGGTCGCCGGAGTTCGACACGTGGCCCGACTTGTCCTTCGAATGA